In Solimonas sp. K1W22B-7, the DNA window CGACTGCACGGTGTCGCCGTCCTTCAGGCCGCGCGGCGCGATGATGTAGGCGCGCTCGCCGTCGGCATAGCACAGCAGTGCGATGTGCGCGCTGCGGTTCGGATCGTATTCAATGCGCTCGACCTTGGCCGGAACTCCGTCCTTGATGCGCTTGAAGTCGATCACGCGATACGACTGCTTGTGACCGCCGCCCTTGTGGCGGGTGGTCATGTGGCCGTTGTTGTTGCGACCACCGGTCGAGCTTTTCTTCTCGATCAGCGGAGCGTGCGGTTCGCCCTTCCACAGGCCCGGCGTGACCACCTTGACCTGGTGGCGACGGCCCGGCGAGGTGGGCTTCATCTGAATGGTTGGCATGTCGGCGTCCCGTTAAGCGGCGGCGTTGCTGCCGACGAAGTCAATCTGCTGACCCTCGGCGAGCGTGACGTAGGCTTTCTTCCAGTCCGAACGGCGACCGTTGAACTGACCAAAGCGCTTGTTCTTGCCCTTCATGACCAGCGTCTGCACGCCCGTCACCTTGACATTGAACAGCTTCTCGACCGCTTCGCGGATTTCCGACTTCTCGGCATCGCGGAGGACCTTGAAGACGGCCTGGTTGCGCTTCTCGGCGACGCGGGTCGCCTTCTCGGAGATCACCGGCGCGAGGATGATCTGATGCATGCGCTCGACGTTCATTGCAGCCAAGCCTCCAGCTTCTTCACGGCGTCGGCAGTCATCAGCACCTTCTGGTGCTGCAGCAGCGCGACGGGGTTGAGGGCTTCGACGTCGCAGACCGCCACTTTGTGCAGGTTGCGCGAGGAAAGGAACAGGTTCTTGTCCAGCTCGCCGGTCACGATCAGGATGTCCTGAGTGCCCAGCTGCTCGAGCTGCTTGACCAGACCCTGGGTCTTGATCGCGTCGACCGTGAAGGTCTCGGCAATCACCAGGTGACCCTGGCGGGCCAGCTCGGCAATGATCGAGCGCAGGGCGCCGCGATACATCTTGCGGTTGACCTTCTGCGAGTGATCACGGGGCGAAGCCGCGAAGGTGCGACCGCCGCCACGCCACAGGGGCGAGCGGATCGAGCCGGCACGGGCGCGGCCCGAGCCCTTCTGCTTCCAGGGCTTCTTGCCGCCGCCGGAGACTTCACCCTTGGCGAGCTGACCTTTGGTGCCCGCGCGGCCGGCTGCCATGTAGGCAGTCACGACCTGGTGGATCAGGCCTTCGTTGTATTCGGCGCCGAAGACGGCGTCCGAAACAGAGATTTTGGTGGCGCTATTATGCAGTTCAATATCCATAGCCGTTTTTCCCCAGTGGGCCTTATGCCTTCACCGTGGGGCGCACGATGACATCGCCATTCGCAGCGCCCGGCACAGCCCCCTTGACCAGCAGGAGGTTGCGTTCCAAATCGATCTTCACCAGATCCAGGTTGAGAGCCGTCACACGGTCGTTACCCATGTGGCCAGCCATCTTCTTGCCTTTGAACACACGGCCCGGACTCTGACGCTGGCCGATAGAACCCGGCGAGCGGTGGGAGAGCGAGTTACCGTGCGTTGCGCGACCACCGCCGAAGCCGTGGCGCTTGATGACACCGGCAAAACCCTTGCCGATGCTGGTGCCCGTGACATCGACGGCCTTGACGCCGTCGAACACGTTCACCTTGATTTCAGACCCCATCTGGAAATCGGCGCCTTCGCCGTCGTCCAGACGAATTTCCCAGAGACCACGACCCGGAGCAACACCGGCCTTCTTGTAGATGCCGGTCAGCGCCTTGTTCACGCGGCTGGCCTTCTGCTCGCCCACGGCGACCTGCACGGCACGGTAGCCGTCGACCTCCACGGTCTTGACCTGAGTCACGCGGTTGGGCGTGCACTCGATCACCGTCACCGGGATGGACGCGCCTTCCGGGGTGAACACACGGGTCATGCCCGCCTTACGTCCTACGATTGCAATCGACATGTCCTATCTCCTTAGTTCAGCGAGATCTGGACTTCGACGCCCGCGGGCAGGTCGAGCTTCGACAGTGCGTCCACGGTCTTTTCCGTGGGGTCGATGATCTGCATGAGCCGCTTGTGCGTGCGGATTTCGTACTGGTCACGCGCACTCTTGTCGACGTGCGGCGAGGCGAGGACGGTGAAGCGTTCCTTGCGGGTCGGCAGCGGGATGGGCCCGCGAACGACGGCGCCGGTGCGCTTCGCCGTTTCGACGATCTCGCGCGCAGACTTGTCGATCAGGCGGTGATCGAAAGCCTTGAGCCGGATGCGAATAGATTGGCTGGTCGCGGCCATGCTTGGTCTCAGGTCTTAAAGAACGTGGAACAAAAGGGGCGCGAATTATATTCGCGCCCCCGGAAAAAGTAAACCTCTACCGCTTTTTTACGCGAGAATCTTCGTCACGACGCCGGCGCCGACGGTACGACCGCCCTCGCGAATGGCGAAACGAACACCCTCTTCCATGGCGATCGGGTTGATCAGCTCAACCAGCATCTGCACGTTGTCGCCCGGCATCACCATTTCCTGCTCGAACGTGATCGAACCGGTCACGTCGGTGGTGCGGAAGTAGAACTGCGGACGGTAACCCTTGAAGAACGGCGTGTGACGGCCGCCCTCTTCCTTGGTCAGCACGTAAACCTCGCCATTGAACTTGGCGTGAGGCTTGATCGTGCCCGGCTTGCACAGCACCTGGCCGCGCTCGACGTCTTCCTTCTTGGTGCCGCGCAGCAGCAGGCCGACGTTGTCGCCCGCCTGGCCCTGGTCCAGCAGCTTGCGGAACATCTCGACGCCCGTGACGATGGTCTTCTGGGTGTCGCGGATGCCGACGATCTCGACTTCTTCGCCAACCTTGACGATGCCACGCTCGATACGGCCGGTCACCACGGTGCCGCGGCCAGAGATGGAGAACACGTCTTCCACCGGCAGCAGGAACGGCTTGTCGGTCTCGCGCGGCGGCTCCGGGATCCAGGTGTCCAGGGCGTCATACAGCTCCTGGAGCTTGGCTACCCACTCGGCGTCGCCCTGGATGGCCTTGACGGCAGCACCGCGGATCACCGGGGTGTTGTCGCCGTCGAAACCGTACTTGCTCAGCAGGTCGCGCACTTCCATCTCGACCAGGTCGAGCAGTTCGGCGTCGTCGACCAGGTCGCACTTGTTCAGCCAGACCACGATCTTCGGAACGTTGACCTGCTTGGCCAGCAGCACGTGCTCGCGGGTCTGCGGCATCGGGCCGTCGGTCGCCGACACGACCAGGATCGCGCCGTCCATCTGCGCGGCACCGGTGATCATGTTCTTGACGTAGTCCGCGTGACCCGGGCAGTCAACGTGCGCGTAGTGGCGGTTGGCGGTTTCGTACTCGACGTGGCTGGTGGCGATCGTCAGGATCTTGGTCGCGTCGCGACGGCCCTGGCTCTCGGAGGCCTTGGCCACCTGGTCGTAAGGCACGTACAGGCCACCGAACTTGTCCGCAGACACCTTCGTCAGCGCAGCCGTCGTCGTGGTCTTGCCATGGTCAACGTGACCAATCGTGCCCACGTTCACGTGCGGCTTCTTGCGCTCGAATTTTTCCTTTGCCATTGCTCTTAACCTTGAAAATTAGCGATACGGACTGCGATTCGGAGGTAAAACTTACTTCTTGTTCAGTGCTTCCAGGACGTTACGCGGCGCGTCCTGGTA includes these proteins:
- the rplW gene encoding 50S ribosomal protein L23, which codes for MNVERMHQIILAPVISEKATRVAEKRNQAVFKVLRDAEKSEIREAVEKLFNVKVTGVQTLVMKGKNKRFGQFNGRRSDWKKAYVTLAEGQQIDFVGSNAAA
- the rplD gene encoding 50S ribosomal protein L4: MDIELHNSATKISVSDAVFGAEYNEGLIHQVVTAYMAAGRAGTKGQLAKGEVSGGGKKPWKQKGSGRARAGSIRSPLWRGGGRTFAASPRDHSQKVNRKMYRGALRSIIAELARQGHLVIAETFTVDAIKTQGLVKQLEQLGTQDILIVTGELDKNLFLSSRNLHKVAVCDVEALNPVALLQHQKVLMTADAVKKLEAWLQ
- the rplC gene encoding 50S ribosomal protein L3, which codes for MSIAIVGRKAGMTRVFTPEGASIPVTVIECTPNRVTQVKTVEVDGYRAVQVAVGEQKASRVNKALTGIYKKAGVAPGRGLWEIRLDDGEGADFQMGSEIKVNVFDGVKAVDVTGTSIGKGFAGVIKRHGFGGGRATHGNSLSHRSPGSIGQRQSPGRVFKGKKMAGHMGNDRVTALNLDLVKIDLERNLLLVKGAVPGAANGDVIVRPTVKA
- the rpsJ gene encoding 30S ribosomal protein S10, with protein sequence MAATSQSIRIRLKAFDHRLIDKSAREIVETAKRTGAVVRGPIPLPTRKERFTVLASPHVDKSARDQYEIRTHKRLMQIIDPTEKTVDALSKLDLPAGVEVQISLN
- the tuf gene encoding elongation factor Tu, whose protein sequence is MAKEKFERKKPHVNVGTIGHVDHGKTTTTAALTKVSADKFGGLYVPYDQVAKASESQGRRDATKILTIATSHVEYETANRHYAHVDCPGHADYVKNMITGAAQMDGAILVVSATDGPMPQTREHVLLAKQVNVPKIVVWLNKCDLVDDAELLDLVEMEVRDLLSKYGFDGDNTPVIRGAAVKAIQGDAEWVAKLQELYDALDTWIPEPPRETDKPFLLPVEDVFSISGRGTVVTGRIERGIVKVGEEVEIVGIRDTQKTIVTGVEMFRKLLDQGQAGDNVGLLLRGTKKEDVERGQVLCKPGTIKPHAKFNGEVYVLTKEEGGRHTPFFKGYRPQFYFRTTDVTGSITFEQEMVMPGDNVQMLVELINPIAMEEGVRFAIREGGRTVGAGVVTKILA